One segment of Theobroma cacao cultivar B97-61/B2 chromosome 9, Criollo_cocoa_genome_V2, whole genome shotgun sequence DNA contains the following:
- the LOC18589505 gene encoding pollen receptor-like kinase 2, translating into MASYHKPMLLIMFLLLSMIFVSSYALSDIEILLKFKSSLSNDTALGNWENNKPPCNGSRANWLGVLCDNGTIWGLQLENMGLSGTIDVNSLTSLSGLRTLSFMNNNFDGPIPELKKLNALKSIYLSKNRFSGEIPGNAFAGMIWLKKLHLSQNEFMGAIPESLATLPKLLELKLDGNQFSGQIPDFKQKDLQIVDLSNNGLEGSIPASLSKMNASMFSGNKGLCGLPLKTCDSPAADSNSGSSSKKPSIGVIVILVIVGVFVLLATLAFVIVNRQKRQPPLSMEAPPSNLRTKAGFKEEEYGSPGCSQHSRNGKKVETVKLSFTSDDRERFDLPDLLKASAEILGSGCFGSSYKAVLPNGPEMVVKRYKQMNNVGKEEFQEHMRRIGRLRHNNLLPLVAYYYRKEEKLLISDFVQNGSLAVHLHGHQSLGQPGLDWPTRLKIVKGVAKGLAYLYKELPSLIAPHGHLKSSNVLLNESFEPLITDYGLIPVINQESAQELMVAYKSPEYVHHGRITKKTDVWGLGILILEILTGKFPANFLQKGKGSEEDLATWVSLVVGEEMSTEEVFDKEMGKASDRDGEMLKLLKIGLSCCEVDAEKRLDIKDAIQRIEELKETDGDEDSYSLVAID; encoded by the exons ATGGCCTCTTACCATAAGCCCATGCTGTTGATTATGTTCCTGCTTCTATCGATGATTTTCGTTTCTTCTTATGCATTGTCAGACATTGAAATCCTTCTTAAGTTCAAATCTTCTTTATCCAATGACACTGCATTGGGAAATTGGGAAAACAATAAACCTCCATGCAATGGGAGTCGTGCCAATTGGCTTGGTGTTCTTTGCGATAATGGTACCATTTGGGGTCTACAGCTTGAGAATATGGGACTATCAGGCACCATTGATGTGAATAGCTTGACCAGTTTATCCGGTTTAAGAACCTTAAGTTTTATGAACAATAATTTCGATGGTCCCATTCCTGAGTTGAAGAAACTTAATGCATTGAAATCCATTTATTTATCCAAGAATCGTTTCTCTGGAGAAATTCCTGGGAATGCATTTGCAGGTATGATTTGGCTCAAGAAGTTGCATCTGTCCCAAAATGAGTTTATGGGTGCAATTCCTGAATCATTGGCCACATTGCCGAAGCTTTTGGAGCTTAAACTTGATGGGAACCAGTTTTCAGGTCAAATACCGGATTTTAAACAGAAGGACTTGCAGATAGTGGATCTCTCCAATAATGGGTTGGAGGGTTCTATACCAGCAAGCCTTAGCAAGATGAATGCCAGCATGTTTTCAG GCAATAAAGGTCTTTGTGGGCTACCATTGAAGACATGTGATTCCCCTGCTGCTGACTCGAACTCTGGCTCCAGCTCCAAGAAGCCCTCAATAGGGGTTATTGTGATCCTTGTCATAGTTGGGGTGTTCGTATTACTTGCCACACTGGCATTCGTCATAGTCAATCGACAGAAAAGGCAACCACCTCTATCAATGGAGGCTCCACCGTCAAACCTTCGAACAAAAGCAGGTTTCAAGGAAGAAGAATATGGCTCCCCAGGGTGTTCACAACACTCAAGGAATGGAAAGAAGGTAGAGACTGTAAAACTTTCTTTCACGAGTGATGACAGAGAGAGGTTTGATTTGCCAGACTTGCTAAAAGCTTCAGCTGAGATATTGGGAAGTGGATGCTTTGGGTCATCTTATAAGGCTGTTCTACCAAATGGGCCCGAGATGGTGGTGAAGAGGTATAAACAAATGAATAACGTTGGGAAAGAAGAGTTCCAAGAGCATATGAGGAGAATAGGGAGACTGAGACACAATAACTTGCTTCCTCTCGTGGCTTATTATTATAGGAAGGAAGAGAAGCTTCTTATCTCTGattttgttcaaaatggaAGCTTGGCTGTTCATCTACATG GTCACCAATCTTTGGGGCAACCAGGCCTTGATTGGCCTACTAGATTGAAGATTGTGAAAGGAGTAGCCAAGGGCCTCGCATACCTCTACAAGGAGTTACCTAGTTTGATTGCACCCCATGGTCACCTCAAATCCTCAAATGTTCTCCTAAATGAATCCTTTGAACCCCTCATTACTGATTACGGTTTGATCCCTGTAATCAACCAAGAGAGTGCTCAAGAGCTCATGGTAGCTTATAAGTCACCTGAATATGTGCATCATGGTAGGATTACAAAGAAGACCGACGTATGGGGACTTGGGATATTGATTTTAGAGATTTTAACCGGAAAATTCCCTGCAAACTTCTTGCAAAAGGGTAAAGGAAGTGAAGAGGATTTGGCAACTTGGGTGAGCTTGGTAGTTGGAGAAGAAATGTCGACAGAGGAGGTGTTTgacaaagaaatgggaaaagcAAGTGATAGGGATGGAGAAATGCTCAAGCTATTAAAGATTGGATTGAGTTGTTGTGAAGTAGATGCGGAGAAGAGATTAGATATAAAAGATGCTATTCAGAGAATTGAAGAATTAAAGGAGACGGATGGTGATGAGGATTCCTACTCTTTGGTGGCTATTGACTAG
- the LOC18589506 gene encoding UPF0481 protein At3g47200, protein MGSNKQTGEEQGNDEVVNAWEINKDRIACMQKQISEPPRLLSKAAGRSSCCIFRVPQSLVEVNGRSYQPRIVSIGPFHRGSAQLKMIEEHKWRYLGSLLSRIQSKGLGLEDLLKAVQPLEMKARDCYSEAIHLDTDDFIEMMVLDGCFIIELFRKVGKLVSCQPDDPLFSMAWILAFFYRDLLRLENQIPYFVLECLFDLTQMPGEESGPSLSSIALEFFNNAMLRPDADIAKYHDLKGKHLLDLVRMSYIPSDQGEPHRRETPTHVIHCVSKLRRAGIKLNPGKADSFLVVKFRGGVIEMPTITIDDFMSSFLMNCVAYEQCHGSCSKHFTTYATLLDCLVNTYKDAEYLIDRNILENYFGTDAEVARFINNLGKDIAFDIDICYLSRLFDDVNQYYKNSWHVQWASFKYTYFKTPWSFLSALAALILLLLTVAQTFYTIYSTYK, encoded by the coding sequence ATGGGAAGCAACAAACAAACAGGTGAGGAACAAGGCAATGATGAGGTCGTAAACGCTTGGGAAATAAACAAAGATCGAATAGCTTGTATGCAAAAGCAAATATCAGAGCCACCCAGATTGCTGAGCAAAGCAGCTGGTAGGAGCTCATGCTGCATCTTCAGGGTTCCGCAGAGCCTAGTCGAAGTCAACGGTCGGTCCTACCAGCCTCGGATCGTGTCCATAGGCCCATTCCACCGCGGCTCCGCTCAGCTCAAGATGATTGAGGAGCACAAGTGGCGATATCTGGGCTCCTTGCTCAGTCGGATACAAAGCAAAGGCTTAGGCTTGGAAGACTTACTCAAGGCCGTCCAGCCTCTAGAAATGAAAGCCAGAGATTGCTATTCAGAAGCTATCCACCTCGATACAGATGACTTTATTGAGATGATGGTTCTTGATGGTTGTTTCATTATTGAATTGTTCCGCAAGGTTGGGAAATTGGTTAGCTGTCAACCTGACGACCCTTTATTCTCCATGGCATGGATATTAGCATTTTTTTACCGAGATCTCCTTCGATTAGAGAATCAAATCCCCTACTTCGTTCTTGAATGTTTGTTCGATTTAACCCAAATGCCTGGAGAGGAATCAGGTCCATCCTTGTCCAGTATTGCTCTGGAGTTCTTTAACAATGCGATGCTAAGACCTGATGCAGATATTGCCAAGTACCATGATCTCAAAGGCAAGCATTTGCTTGACTTGGTTCGCATGAGCTACATTCCATCAGATCAAGGGGAACCACACAGGCGTGAGACACCAACCCATGTCATCCATTGTGTTTCCAAGCTCCGCCGGGCTGGGATCAAGCTAAATCCAGGGAAGGCAGACAGCTTCCTGGTGGTAAAGTTCAGGGGTGGAGTGATTGAAATGCCAACAATAACAATCGATGATTTCATGAGCTCTTTCCTGATGAATTGTGTGGCGTACGAGCAATGTCATGGGAGCTGCTCCAAACACTTCACAACTTATGCCACTCTATTGGACTGCCTTGTCAACACCTACAAGGATGCGGAGTACCTGATTGATCGGAACATCCTGGAGAATTATTTTGGAACTGATGCAGAGGTTGCGCGATTCATCAATAATCTGGGTAAGGATATAGCATTCGACATCGATATATGTTATCTGTCCAGGTTGTTCGATGATGTGAACCAGTATTACAAGAATAGCTGGCATGTTCAATGGGCAAGCTTTAAGTATACCTACTTCAAGACGCCATGGTCGTTTCTATCAGCATTGGCGGCCTTGATTCTCCTACTCCTCACCGTGGCCCAAACCTTTTACACCATTTACTCAACTTACAAGTAA